A stretch of DNA from Coccidioides posadasii str. Silveira chromosome 1, complete sequence:
GCATTTGGATGGATCTGGCTACTTTTCGATTCTTCAACCCTGACTCTACGATAATAGGGTAGCGGTTGGGAGTATGTAGAAATATTTTCGTACAGACTCGAGTGCATTTATTATCAAAGATGTGAGTCAAGAACTGACCTTGCTTTTTGCGAGTATTGTTTTAGAATGGTGAAGTGGAGGAATTCAAATCAGCTCTTATAAAATCGGTAATACAATGCCGATGACACCGTGAATTATATGTACCGGACATAAAGTCGGAAAATGGCAGAAAATATCCACCTGTACATACCCAGCAAATCTCTCCCACCGTACGCCCTCCGAGGAACTGAAAACCCAACTAGGAGACGGAGCCCGCCCCAACGCCGCTCCTACACGTAGAGATAGTTTTATTTCATAGTATAACGCCATGATTGGAAGCAAAAGGGAAATATCAACATGCACACCGGAAACAGGGACCATAGGGAGGGAAAAATGATCTCAATAGTTCATGACTGGATTTCCACTCCCAGGCCCCCCTCTATCGTCACCGGCTCCATCGTAGCCGGGTCTGCTGGAAGGATAATCGTCCAAAGATCGGTATCCAGCATAGCCGCCACCTTCTCGGGGACCAGGCGCACGCCCTcgtcctcgtcctcctcTACCTCCGCGGCCCGCACGCCCACGACCACCTCCACGGTAGCCTGGTGGGGGTGGGCCACGGCGGGAATCCTCGTCATGATAATGCCTTTGCGGTCGGTCATCTGGGTGTCTTTCGTGGCGAGATCGACTGTAATCATTGTAACCACCACGGGGGCGCCCTGGTTCGCGATGATTCTCCTTTGGGTACGAAGGGACATCTTCGTTGTCACGAGTATCATACTTGTGTCTGCGCTTGAATGGTCGGCCTACATTCGGCGCTTCTCCATCTCCATCATCTGAGTTATCTTCTGCCACTCGCAAAACCAATTTTTCTCCTATAGTGGTATCAAAAACCAAGGCATTTTCTTCGGAAACGGGGTTCCAGTTGCGTATCCTTCCCACGTCAATGGGCCGAGCACCTCTCCTTAGAGCAAGGACAACTACAGGATCAGGGTTATCAGTGTAAATATCTTCCGAATCGGATATAGGGGCTACTCTTGCAGCCCATATCTTGTTTTCAAAAACAGCTGTATCCGTGACTCGCCAACGCACGACCTTACCAATGCCACCCACTCTGTCGAGGATAGCCTTTGGCGCAGCGCGAGGTGTAATCAATATGGTATTGGCCATCAGTTTGACATCCCCCGAATCGACGAGGCTGGGTGAAAGCATAGGTAAGGTAAGATATTTCACCAATCGTTCGGAGTCAGCATTGGCAAGCATGTAACCGGTGTAGAAAATTACACGATGAATTCGAAGGCGCCCATATGGCGACTTGGTGACGTTTCCGGAGGCAGCCGTCACAATTGCATTGTGAGAATTAATCATACGTTGTACCTCGGCAGCTTCAGCAACAGGTGGCAGATATCTAGTGCTCTCAGCAACATGGATGACTTCGGCCGTGATAGATTTCCGAATTGGATGCGAGTTGGGAGCAAGAAATTGGAGGTTGAACTGCTCAAAGTAATCCCGAAAACCTTTGACACTAGAAAGATTCAGAAGGTTGTTCACGTAGTTTGGAGGCATTATTCTTACTGTCTAATACGATCTTCGTAAACTCTGATCTCATCGGCATGCTTGTATGTAAATATCATATCTTCAAGGAAAATCTGCTTGAAATTGATCGTGCTAGAAAAGCGTTGGCTGTTGGGTCCAATTTCGGGCTTTAGGCACACAAGGTCAAACTCCAAAGACCTGCTTTTGACAATTCGTTTGATGATCTCTGCAAATGAGCTCTCCGCGCGTCCAGTAAGAAGTACTGTAAGGACGTCTTTTTGCTTCATGCTCAATTCAACAAGTTCAACCTTTTGGAAAGTCAGCAGATAAGGCCTATATTGATCCATTCTGTAGAAAGCATACTATTTGTTCGTTCCACCAACCTTTCCAAGCTAAAGGTTCTTCTACGTCAATCCCCTGACCAGTGGCCGCAAGGATATTGGGGTCATGCCACCAGCCGCCATTTGCAAATGATTCATAGGCCTGAAGGAAGCCAATCGTGAGACCATTCCAAAGCTGTGGGTTGGGGAGGGGGCTGTTAAACACTATTGCGATATAAAGGCCGTCAGCATTTCCCAGGAGGATCTCATGCACGAATATTACTTACAGGTATTGTCAAAATCATAGACATGGATAGCTTTGACATCAGGAATTGCTATAATCCCCAGGTCAGCGCTCGAGCCAACATTATAGCAACAAAGAGCGCACCTGGAAGGTCTTTATTATTGTTTAAGCAGGACCATCTCTTCAGAGCGGTGGTGCTGTACGTCACCGGCTTCTTCGCATCAAAGGAATTGGACGAGTTGAGCAGGGGAGGTGCCATCTTGGAATATAAAGCCGCACGCGCAGAAATGTGTTTGCCAGACCGAAGCATCACAACACATCGTCCAGGGAAAGCATTCCAGAAGCGCAGCAGTCAGCACACGCGATGAAGTAGAGCGGTCCGTAGCACAAGCTTGAGCAACCTTGCTGGCGCCCGCCCTTATCAAAATTCGAGTCCGGCAAGCTGCCCGATATTATGTAATCACACTGCCGGCGTGTAAATTCTTCCTTTCCGAAGCCTAGCCTCCCGACACCTGCATGGATGAGGTCCAACCAACCTTGTGGCTGCGTTTGTCTGATCAAGCGCTATGGTGGCTGGATGGATGGTGTGAAATTCACATGGCATGCGATGGAGATTTGCAGCAGGAAGT
This window harbors:
- a CDS encoding uncharacterized protein (EggNog:ENOG410PGXH~COG:S~BUSCO:5142at33183), which translates into the protein MLRSGKHISARAALYSKMAPPLLNSSNSFDAKKPVTYSTTALKRWSCLNNNKDLPAIPDVKAIHVYDFDNTLFNSPLPNPQLWNGLTIGFLQAYESFANGGWWHDPNILAATGQGIDVEEPLAWKGWWNEQIVELVELSMKQKDVLTVLLTGRAESSFAEIIKRIVKSRSLEFDLVCLKPEIGPNSQRFSSTINFKQIFLEDMIFTYKHADEIRVYEDRIRHVKGFRDYFEQFNLQFLAPNSHPIRKSITAEVIHVAESTRYLPPVAEAAEVQRMINSHNAIVTAASGNVTKSPYGRLRIHRVIFYTGYMLANADSERLVKYLTLPMLSPSLVDSGDVKLMANTILITPRAAPKAILDRVGGIGKVVRWRVTDTAVFENKIWAARVAPISDSEDIYTDNPDPVVVLALRRGARPIDVGRIRNWNPVSEENALVFDTTIGEKLVLRVAEDNSDDGDGEAPNVGRPFKRRHKYDTRDNEDVPSYPKENHREPGRPRGGYNDYSRSRHERHPDDRPQRHYHDEDSRRGPPPPGYRGGGRGRAGRGGRGGRGRGRAPGPREGGGYAGYRSLDDYPSSRPGYDGAGDDRGGPGSGNPVMNY